Proteins from a genomic interval of Zingiber officinale cultivar Zhangliang chromosome 2A, Zo_v1.1, whole genome shotgun sequence:
- the LOC122043899 gene encoding uncharacterized protein LOC122043899, protein MGASIAELPADQLAPEEGSQSEAPLENTRKRRRAKKAACSATSVARVADQTDASGQILSEAANISSDRTPSAPLAASPAASLPPLSAQGRILRSSINPVPSSSRTGRSASSHSATTRRRHVITTLHLPTEDLSALGSSADQTEHRIIIRGHLVEIWEDARARAAAAPPSFWVDGLAMSQRLAFVEDELKRLKETPGQLGATHGLNDTQVAQLQADLAKSEELLAAERGKSAEQVGHIDRIKREISTFEGKITLATNRKQRAIKDLEKKNVEARALEQKLKQTEDKLKNVEGLLMSERQARESEETTLRSQLSDKDADLAVVKADLESIQSALEAYKESEPSRFEEMKVAYIRSDTFVDKFVARVLRLFGCTVDNIFDQLKKKGHLPANLPGSTIDRDQLNDSIPDDTLAYLE, encoded by the exons ATGGGAGCGTCAATCGCGGAGCTTCCGGCGGATCAGCTAGCTCCAGAAGAGGGCTCACAATCGGAAGCGCCACTTGAGAATACGCGCAAAAGGCGTCGAGCGAAGAAAGCTGCTTGCTCCGCGACTTCGGTGGCGAGGGTTGCCGATCAGACCGACGCTTCTGGTCAGATATTATCAGAGGCCGCCAACATCTCTTCTGACCGGACACCTTCCGCCCCTCTCGCTGCCTCTCCCGCCGCTAGTCTACCGCCACTATCGGCTCAGGGCCGCATCTTAAGGTCAAGCATTAACCCCGTGCCCTCTTCTTCCCGCACGGGTCGATCAGCCTCTTCCCATTCGGCCACGACTCGTCGGAGACACGTCATAACCACACTCCACCTTCCTACTGAGGATCTTTCAGCACTGGGCAGCTCAGCCGATCAGACTGAACATCGGATTATCATTAGAGGCCATTTGGTCGAGATATGGGAAGATGCGCGCGCCCGGGCGGCGGCCGCTCCTCCGAGT TTTTGGGTGGATGGTCTGGCTATGAGCCAGAGGCTTGCCTTTGTGGAGGATGAGTTGAAACGGCTGAAGGAAACCCCCGGCCAGTTGGGTGCCACTCATGGTCTAAACGATACTCAGGTGGCTCAGCTGCAGGCCGACTTGGCCAAGAGTGAAGAGCTGTTAGCCGCCGAGCGGGGTAAAAGTGCCGAGCAGGTCGGGCATATTGACCGAATCAAGAGAGAGATCTCCACCTTCGAGGGCAAAATCACTCTGGCCACCAACCGTAAGCAAAGGGCTATTaaggatctggagaagaagaatgtggaaGCCCGGGCTCTCGAGCAGAAGTTAAAGCAGACAGAAGACAAGTTGAAAAATGTTGAAGGTCTGCTGATGTCCGAGCGGCAAGCTCGCGAGTCTGAAGAGACCACTTTAAGAAGTCAGCTATCCGACAAGGACGCTGATCTTGCCGTGGTGAAGGCAGATCTAGAGAGCATCCAGTCGGCTTTGGAGGCCTATAAGGAAAGCGAGCCTAGCCGATTTGAAGAGATGAAGGTGGCTTACATCCGGTCTGACACCTTTGTGGATAAGTTCGTTGCCCGAGTTCTCCGACTCTTCGGCTGCACCGTGGACAACATTTTCGATCAACTCAAGAAAAAGGGGCATCTGCCTGCCAATCTGCCCGGCTCCACGATTGATCGCGACCAGCTTAATGACTCTATCCCCGACGATACCCTGGCTTATTTAGAGTAA